In a genomic window of Rhododendron vialii isolate Sample 1 chromosome 12a, ASM3025357v1:
- the LOC131311480 gene encoding uncharacterized protein LOC131311480: MNSMRSIFSLPSVALRSPSFELQQWRGIRVKVRYGNLEQALTFMQRKMQSSGIERMIKHEQTHHIKNSEKRVLARKNLERKIRSQELARKLKSILIKKVRGL; encoded by the coding sequence ATGAATTCGATGAGGAGTATCTTCTCTCTCCCCAGCGTTGCGCTGAGATCACCGAGCTTCGAGCTTCAACAATGGCGGGGGATCAGGGTGAAGGTTCGGTACGGAAACCTAGAACAGGCGTTGACGTTCATGCAGAGGAAGATGCAGTCGAGCGGGATCGAACGGATGATAAAGCACGAGCAGACTCACCACATCAAGAATTCGGAGAAGCGCGTCTTGGCCCGTAAGAACCTCGAGCGAAAGATCAGGTCTCAGGAGCTTGCGAGGAAGCTCAAGTCTATACTCATTAAGAAAGTCAG